A single window of Treponema denticola ATCC 35405 DNA harbors:
- the leuS gene encoding leucine--tRNA ligase — protein MAYPFSTIEPKWQKYWEENKTFKTVEDKNYPKDKRLYILDMFPYPSGDGLHVGHPEGYTATDIYSRFLRMSGYNVLHPMGFDSFGLPAENYAIKTGIHPLITTRKNMETFRKQIKSIGLSYDWDREISTSEESYYKWTQWIFLQLFKKGLAYEKEAPINWCPSCLTGLANEEVKDGKCERCGAQIQRKNLRQWILKITEYAERLLEDLDELDWPESIKIMQKNWIGKSTGAEVDFALVDKDGKETGQKIKVYTTRPDTIFGATYMVLAPEHELVKSITTSNQEKAVAAYIEEAAKKSDLERTDLAKNKTGVFTGAYAINPLTEQKIPVWISDYILISYGTGAIMAVPAHDERDFEFAAQFNLPKIKVVAGAEEWESGKRDFSEEPKACTTEDGYSVNSKQFDGLKTEEAKTKITEHLENLGIAKRAVNYKLRDWIFSRQRYWGEPIPLVHCPSCGIVPLNEHDLPLTLPQVESYAPTGTGESPLAAIDSWVNTKCPKCGKEAKRETNTMPQWAGSCWYYLRFIDPHNNEAFADKEKCDYWMPVDLYVGGTEHAVLHLLYARFWHKVLYDLGLVSTKEPFTRLINQGMITSFAYMRKNKSLVPVDKVKKISETEFEDIETGEKLEQVIAKMSKSLKNVINPDDIIKEYGADTLRLYEMFLGPLEVSKPWNTSGIMGVFRFLEKIWNLSDREIYKTPVNDTSTPETKTLTVLLNKTIKKVTEDTASLNFNTAISQMMIFINEVSKHKKIPHYVWYNFVKLLNPYAPHLAEELWQKMGNDESIAYSHWPMFVEKFCVDQTCTVVVQVNGKLRGKFEAEAGTSKEELERLALSNEGAIRNIEGKEIKKIITVPDKLVNIVVQ, from the coding sequence ATGGCTTATCCTTTTAGCACGATAGAACCCAAATGGCAAAAATATTGGGAAGAAAACAAAACCTTTAAAACAGTTGAAGACAAAAATTATCCTAAGGATAAGAGACTCTATATTTTGGATATGTTTCCCTATCCTTCGGGAGACGGGCTCCATGTAGGGCACCCTGAAGGCTATACAGCAACGGATATTTACAGCCGGTTTTTACGCATGAGCGGATACAATGTACTCCACCCGATGGGCTTTGATTCCTTCGGACTGCCTGCAGAAAACTATGCAATAAAGACAGGAATTCATCCTCTTATCACTACCCGAAAAAATATGGAAACATTTAGAAAGCAGATAAAGTCCATCGGCTTAAGCTATGACTGGGATAGGGAAATCTCTACAAGCGAAGAATCCTATTATAAATGGACCCAGTGGATTTTCCTCCAATTATTTAAAAAGGGATTGGCCTACGAAAAAGAAGCCCCCATCAACTGGTGCCCTTCCTGCTTAACAGGCCTTGCCAATGAAGAAGTAAAGGACGGAAAATGCGAAAGATGCGGAGCTCAAATTCAACGCAAAAACTTGAGACAGTGGATTTTAAAGATAACCGAATATGCCGAACGTCTCTTGGAAGATTTAGACGAGCTTGACTGGCCCGAATCCATCAAAATTATGCAAAAAAATTGGATAGGCAAAAGCACCGGGGCTGAGGTTGACTTTGCCCTAGTCGATAAGGACGGAAAAGAAACGGGGCAAAAAATCAAGGTTTATACAACCCGCCCCGACACGATCTTCGGAGCTACCTACATGGTCTTGGCCCCGGAACACGAACTCGTAAAAAGCATAACTACAAGTAACCAAGAAAAAGCCGTTGCCGCTTATATCGAAGAGGCCGCAAAAAAAAGCGACCTCGAAAGAACAGACCTTGCAAAAAACAAGACAGGCGTTTTTACGGGAGCCTATGCAATCAATCCATTGACGGAACAAAAAATCCCCGTCTGGATTTCGGACTATATTTTAATCTCCTACGGCACGGGAGCAATTATGGCAGTACCCGCCCATGACGAAAGAGACTTTGAGTTTGCTGCCCAATTCAATCTGCCTAAAATCAAGGTTGTAGCCGGTGCGGAAGAATGGGAAAGCGGAAAAAGAGACTTTTCTGAGGAGCCTAAAGCTTGTACAACCGAGGACGGCTATTCGGTAAACTCAAAACAATTTGACGGCCTAAAAACGGAAGAAGCAAAAACAAAGATCACGGAACATCTTGAAAACTTAGGCATTGCAAAAAGAGCCGTAAACTACAAGCTCCGTGACTGGATTTTCAGCCGTCAGCGCTATTGGGGTGAGCCCATACCATTGGTACACTGCCCCTCTTGCGGCATAGTTCCCCTGAACGAACATGACCTCCCCCTAACCCTTCCCCAAGTAGAAAGCTATGCTCCAACAGGTACCGGAGAAAGCCCCTTGGCGGCTATTGACTCTTGGGTAAATACAAAATGCCCAAAATGCGGAAAGGAAGCAAAACGGGAAACCAATACAATGCCTCAGTGGGCAGGTTCTTGCTGGTACTATCTCCGCTTTATAGACCCTCATAACAACGAAGCCTTTGCCGACAAAGAAAAATGCGATTACTGGATGCCTGTCGATCTCTATGTTGGAGGAACCGAACATGCAGTTCTCCATCTATTATATGCAAGGTTTTGGCACAAGGTCTTGTATGATCTGGGTCTGGTCTCTACAAAAGAGCCCTTTACACGGCTTATAAATCAGGGAATGATAACCTCCTTTGCCTACATGAGAAAAAACAAAAGCCTTGTTCCTGTCGATAAGGTTAAAAAAATATCTGAAACCGAATTTGAAGACATCGAAACCGGAGAAAAACTTGAACAGGTAATAGCCAAGATGTCCAAGAGCTTAAAGAATGTTATCAATCCTGACGACATCATAAAGGAATATGGGGCAGACACTCTGCGCCTCTACGAAATGTTCTTAGGCCCCTTAGAGGTTTCAAAACCTTGGAACACAAGCGGCATCATGGGCGTATTTAGATTTTTGGAAAAAATCTGGAATCTGTCCGACAGGGAAATATATAAAACTCCCGTCAACGATACCTCGACCCCTGAAACCAAGACCTTGACAGTTCTTTTAAATAAGACCATAAAAAAGGTAACCGAGGACACAGCCTCTCTTAACTTTAACACTGCTATAAGCCAGATGATGATTTTTATAAACGAGGTTTCAAAGCACAAAAAAATACCCCACTATGTTTGGTATAATTTTGTAAAACTTTTAAACCCCTACGCTCCTCACTTGGCTGAAGAGCTTTGGCAAAAGATGGGTAATGATGAATCGATAGCCTATTCTCACTGGCCGATGTTCGTCGAAAAATTCTGCGTTGACCAAACCTGCACTGTGGTAGTACAGGTAAACGGAAAACTCCGAGGTAAGTTTGAGGCAGAAGCAGGAACCTCTAAAGAGGAACTGGAGCGCCTTGCTCTATCGAATGAGGGAGCCATCCGCAACATTGAAGGCAAGGAAATTAAAAAGATAATTACAGTGCCCGATAAGCTCGTAAATATTGTAGTACAATAG
- a CDS encoding FMN-binding protein produces the protein MKKICFTIIVFALSIFLFSCNVKNDEKIVSGIFEGKAESLMGNISVRVVIEKSEIKNIDILEYADTPGYSDTVFEYLPKRVIEKDSTDVDLVAGATLTSKAFLEAVNDALKKAGLYVEKE, from the coding sequence ATGAAGAAGATTTGTTTTACCATTATAGTTTTTGCTTTGAGTATTTTTTTATTTTCTTGTAATGTAAAAAATGATGAAAAGATTGTTTCGGGTATTTTTGAAGGAAAGGCCGAAAGCTTGATGGGAAATATAAGCGTAAGGGTTGTGATAGAAAAAAGCGAAATTAAAAATATAGATATCTTAGAGTATGCCGATACGCCCGGCTACAGCGATACCGTTTTTGAATACCTGCCTAAGCGGGTTATCGAGAAGGACTCTACAGATGTGGACCTTGTGGCCGGTGCTACCTTAACGAGTAAGGCTTTTTTAGAGGCGGTAAATGACGCCTTAAAAAAAGCCGGTCTCTATGTCGAAAAAGAATAA